In Tripterygium wilfordii isolate XIE 37 chromosome 15, ASM1340144v1, whole genome shotgun sequence, one DNA window encodes the following:
- the LOC120016898 gene encoding uncharacterized protein LOC120016898, which produces MSLNCLTCQSSQRTNSEQEYCNRGKQCKKIFCIKVDRSWSGNLNPQPYKQIRSGSKVVAAQKMRNCHRRLNSTGAVIFEGSGAEPRLVRSCGMRRDWSFEDLRQRRKEMKKAEERLF; this is translated from the coding sequence ATGAGTCTCAATTGCCTTACCTGCCAATCCTCGCAGAGAACAAACTCAGAACAGGAATATTGTAACCGTGGGAAACAATGCAAGAAGATATTTTGTATAAAGGTAGATAGGAGCTGGTCGGGGAATTTGAATCCACAACCTTATAAACAAATTAGGAGTGGATCAAAAGTTGTTGCTGCACAGAAGATGAGGAACTGCCATCGTCGGCTTAATAGTACCGGTGCGGTTATCTTTGAAGGTTCTGGTGCTGAACCCAGGTTAGTGAGGAGCTGTGGAATGAGAAGGGATTGGAGCTTCGAGGATTTAAGGCAAAGAAGGAAGGAGATGAAGAAAGCAGAAGAGAGACTATTCTGA
- the LOC120017288 gene encoding uncharacterized protein LOC120017288, whose translation MEPLNQSYETESQNDVMNRRLKNRERQRRYRARKRLEADLKKSHMINKSTTLEVGLQPNENLNNCRTRVHCLRNWKKDARMAHACKNNGDTPNASVTPALTSTINGYTLSLPSDTKEVVPPENNSTSANLLSLSSGEAHKPMLVRRDWKSEARKKKH comes from the coding sequence ATGGAGCCTCTAAATCAAAGCTATGAAACTGAAAGCCAAAATGACGTAATGAACCGTCGTCTTAAAAATCGAGAACGGCAACGTAGATACAGGGCTCGGAAGCGCCTTGAAGCAGATTTGAAGAAATCTCACATGATTAACAAATCAACTACCCTTGAAGTAGGGCTGCAACCGAATGAGAATCTTAACAATTGCAGGACTCGCGTTCACTGTTTGCGAAATTGGAAAAAGGATGCAAGAATGGCTCATGCATGTAAGAATAATGGAGACACACCGAATGCTTCTGTCACTCCTGCTTTGACGTCAACAATTAATGGCTATACACTCTCCTTGCCTTCTGATACGAAGGAAGTGGTGCCACCAGAGAATAATAGTACTTCTGCAAATTTACTTAGCCTGTCTAGTGGAGAAGCGCACAAACCAATGCTTGTTCGAAGAGACTGGAAATCTGAAGCTAGAAAGAAGAAACACTAA
- the LOC120017279 gene encoding protein HAIKU1-like: protein METSKNRQSDHLGVNKIGKNIRKSPIHQPNFANNVNRQQPQPQVYNISKNDFRSIVQQLTGSPSQEPLPRPPQNSPKPQSMRLQKIRPPPLTPINRPRIPTPVPVPVPVPAHAAPPQVPYNGSFAQPGQYGQPSPTTMMPPLTPGESCWANTAESPISTYMRYLQTSIMDPSSRENQAHSQTQPQPQVPGQFRPSPPTSGLLPNPLMPLLPSPRANGHVPHMPNRPPPSTNGPALLPSPTSQFLLPSPTGYMNLLSPRSPYPLLSPGFQYPPPLMPNFAFSPMARSGILGPGPQPPPSPGLLFSSSPSGFFLMSSPRWRTQ, encoded by the coding sequence ATGGAAACTTCAAAAAACAGGCAGAGTGACCATTTAGGTGTCAACAAGATTGGAAAGAATATAAGGAAGAGTCCAATTCACCAACCCAATTTTGCAAATAATGTCAATAGGCAACAACCTCAGCCTCAGGTTTACAACATAAGCAAGAATGATTTTAGAAGCATTGTTCAGCAGTTAACTGGTTCTCCATCACAAGAACCTCTGCCAAGACCTCCCCAAAATTCACCCAAACCCCAAAGTATGCGGTTGCAGAAGATTAGACCACCTCCACTGACACCCATCAATCGTCCCCGCATCCCTACTCCAGTTCCAGTTCCGGTGCCAGTCCCAGCACATGCAGCTCCTCCTCAAGTTCCTTACAATGGTAGCTTTGCTCAACCTGGTCAATATGGGCAACCATCTCCAACAACTATGATGCCACCTTTGACACCTGGGGAATCATGTTGGGCTAATACTGCTGAATCTCCAATCTCCACATACATGCGTTACCTCCAAACTTCTATCATGGATCCTAGTTCTAGGGAAAATCAAGCTCATTCTCAGACACAACCACAACCTCAAGTTCCCGGTCAATTTCGGCCTTCACCACCAACTTCTGGGTTACTTCCTAATCCTCTTATGCCTCTACTCCCTTCTCCACGAGCAAATGGTCATGTTCCTCATATGCCTAATCGCCCTCCGCCAAGTACAAATGGTCCTGCTCTTTTACCTTCTCCAACCTCTCAGTTTCTCTTGCCATCTCCCACTGGTTACATGAATTTGTTGTCTCCGCGATCACCTTATCCTTTGCTTTCTCCAGGGTTTCAATATCCTCCTCCACTAATGCCCAATTTTGCCTTTTCACCCATGGCTCGGTCTGGAATTTTAGGTCCAGGTCCTCAACCTCCACCATCTCCAGGTCTTCTATTTTCATCATCACCTTCGGGTTTTTTCCTCATGTCAAGTCCAAGATGGAGGACTCAATAG
- the LOC120016790 gene encoding LOW QUALITY PROTEIN: abscisic acid receptor PYR1-like (The sequence of the model RefSeq protein was modified relative to this genomic sequence to represent the inferred CDS: deleted 1 base in 1 codon) — translation MEKGEPSMVAEPEQESEEAFTSHHLTVPHGLTPAEFEELKPLVIEFHTYRIGLGKCSSLLAQRINAPIDVVWSILRRFDKPRTYKHFIKSCSVKEGFEMTVGCTRDVIVISGLPAATSTERLDILDDDRHVTGFSITGGEHRLRNYRSVTTVHTVVSDGRIWTVVLESYVVDVPEGNTEEDTRLFADTVVKLNLQKLATVTEGMGDGRDGDGKSPSV, via the exons ATGGAGAAAGGCGAGCCTTCAATGGTAGCAGAGCCAGAACAAGAATCGGAAGAAGCCTTCACAAGCCATCACCTCACAGTTCCACACGGCTTGACCCCGGCCGAGTTCGAAGAGTTAAAGCCACTCGTCATCGAGTTCCACACCTACAGAATCGGCCTGGGGAAATGCTCTTCTCTTCTAGCTCAACGAATCAACGCCCCGATCGACGTTGTCTGGTCAATACTGCGGCGTTTCGATAAGCCACGGACGTACAAGCACTTCATCAAGAGCTGCTCCGTGAAGGAGGGTTTTGAAATGACGGTGGGCTGCACGAGGGATGTGATCGTCATCTCCGGGTTACCGGCTGCGACCAGTACGGAGAGGCTGGATATACTGGACGATGACCGGCACGTGACCGGGTTCAGTATCACTGGAGGAGAGCATAGGCTGAGGAATTACAGGTCAGTGACGACAGTGCATACGGTCGTGAGTGACGGAAGGATCTGGACCGTTGTTTTGGAATCTTACGTAGTTGATGTGCCCGAGGGCAATACTGAGGAGGATACCCGTCTTTTCGCGGATACCGTCGTTAAGTTGAACCTGCAGAAGCTGGCGACTGTCACTGAAGGAATGGGCGATGGC CGTGATGGTGACGGTAAGTCACCGTCTGTTTAA
- the LOC120016789 gene encoding mitochondrial carnitine/acylcarnitine carrier-like protein yields the protein MGDVVKDLTAGTVGGAAQLICGHPFDTIKVKLQSQPAPLPGQPPKYAGAMDAVRQTLAAEGPRGLYKGMGAPLATVAAFNAVLFSVRGQMEALLRSEPGAPLTVNQQVICGAGAGVAVSILACPTELIKCRLQAQSALADSASTGAAVKYGGPMDVARHVLRSEGGVRGLFKGLVPTMAREVPGNAVMFGVYEALKQFFAGGQDTSKLGRGSLIVAGGLAGGSFWLLVYPTDVIKSVIQVDDYRNPKFSGSMDAFRKILALEGIKGLYKGFGPAMARSVPANAACFLAYEVTRSSLG from the exons ATGGGGGACGTAGTCAAGGACCTAACTGCTGGGACTGTGGGAGGGGCAGCACAATTGATTTGTGGACACCCCTTTGATACCATAAAGGTCAAACTCCAAAGCCAGCCTGCACCACTTCCAGGCCAACCACCCAAGTATGCTGGTGCCATGGATGCTGTCAGGCAAACTTTAGCCGCGGAAGGCCCTAGAGGTTTGTACAAGGGCATGGGTGCTCCACTTGCCACTGTTGCAGCCTTCAATGCTGTTCTGTTCTCAGTTAGGGGACAAATGGAAGCATTGTTGAGGTCTGAACCTGGTGCACCCCTTACAGTTAACCAGCAGGTCATTTGCGGGGCTGGGGCTGGAGTTGCCGTTTCTATTTTAGCTTGCCCCACTGAATTGATCAAATGCAG GTTGCAAGCCCAAAGTGCATTGGCAGATTCTGCCTCAACTGGTGCAGCAGTGAAATATGGGGGGCCAATGGATGTGGCAAGGCATGTTCTTAGATCAGAAGGAGGTGTTAGGGGCCTCTTCAAGGGCTTGGTTCCAACAATGGCTCGTGAAGTGCCTGGGAATGCTGTCATGTTTGGTGTCTATGAAGCTCTGAAACAATTCTTTGCAGGAGGCCAGGATACTTCCAAGTTGGGAAGAGGCTCTTTGATTGTGGCTGGTGGCCTGGCTGGGGGTTCCTTTTGGCTATTAGTCTACCCCACTGACGTTATCAAGAGTGTGATTCAGGTCGATGATTACAGAAACCCCAAGTTCTCCGGGTCCATGGATGCATTTAGAAAGATCCTAGCATTGGAAGGCATTAAAGGCTTGTACAAGGGTTTTGGCCCTGCCATGGCCCGCAGTGTTCCTGCTAATGCAGCATGCTTCCTGGCATATGAGGTTACCCGGTCTAGTTTGGGGTAG